From one Acidobacteriota bacterium genomic stretch:
- a CDS encoding HYR domain-containing protein, producing MVVTPALRDIKPEILTPEQLAKIAREREIKKEKNASNVKRIRPEWDPKKTTNFLDRAINNAKDPQSTAVTNPIQNFDGPEADDLPALFGGRFAPPDTNAAVGPNHVVFATNSMIEVFNKTGTSLLGPVRISSLLVGIANATDDDGDPIVLYDSLADRWFISQFNLRFNASSQMHMHVAVSQTGDPTGAWYAYDFLTNAGRFVDYPHVGVWPDGYYMASNDFNTSGTAFLGAGCYVFERAKMLVGDPTAKIIGFNLPNTEGGMLPTNLQGFTAPPVNTPNLFIEFDADEFGAATDLIRVFEFRPNYTTPASSTLTQLSDIPVAAFDARNPSGRADIAQPAGGEGLDSIADRLMHALNFRVLSGGVQSYVFNWSVNVSGVTPTSSATYQAGIRWMELRRNAGTGALTINQEATYAPGSGSGTGRDLWMASVAQDGEGNIALAANASGTSPALNPTAIYTGRLAGDPANTLPQGEIDAFSAVTRGVQTATSNRWGDYSSLFVDPSDECTFWGAFEYVDSPTATFDWNTRAFSFKVNPTCVTAPRGTININVTNCVSGNPIAGAVATTADGFFRQTSAGGTASMTVSPGTYTITVTAPGGFSTCTQMVTVTAGGTATVNCCLAPSAIITSAGATIVTEGCTPANGAIDPGENVTVSLCVQNTGGLDTTNLVGTLQNTGGVTGAGAPQNYGVVVAGGPAVCRNFTFTASGTCGGTLTATLDLSDGATNLGTVTYTFTLGVLNTALSENFDGVTAPALPAGWVATENQDVAGNSNPWATQAATADTAPNSAFTNDPNNISDEWLDTPTLNLPAGPAVLTFRNNFDMENTFDGGVVEISINGGAFTDIITAGGSFVGGTQGYNGTISVNFSSPIAGRQAFTNTSSGYVTTGINLPASSQGQPVVIRFRRATDTSVADVGWRIDTITLTAGFTCCTTGGACTLTCPANVTQSNDTNQCGAVVNYPAPTTTGSCGTVTCTPPSGSFFPVGTTTVTCSESGGGAAPTGGGATCSFTVTINDTQPPSITCPANVTAVTPTPGAATAVVNYPPPTASDNCPGVTTACVPPSGSTFAVGVTTVTCTATDAAGNTATCTFTVALFNASLQDESAACNSSALFNTTNGAYRFCCDGTTFTGTGTVKKQGNVYTLTHNAPDRRVLLQIDGSTKKGNGSLQSPPGTLRCTIRDDNITNNTCLCGMPVMPVGSTPKK from the coding sequence ATGGTGGTGACGCCAGCTCTCAGGGACATCAAGCCGGAAATTTTGACCCCGGAACAACTGGCGAAAATCGCTCGCGAAAGAGAGATTAAAAAAGAGAAGAACGCTTCCAACGTCAAGCGGATTCGCCCGGAATGGGACCCGAAAAAGACCACTAACTTTTTAGATCGGGCGATAAACAACGCCAAGGATCCGCAAAGCACTGCCGTCACCAATCCGATTCAGAATTTCGACGGCCCGGAAGCCGATGACCTGCCCGCACTATTTGGCGGGCGGTTTGCGCCGCCCGACACCAATGCGGCGGTGGGCCCAAACCATGTGGTTTTTGCCACCAACAGTATGATTGAGGTCTTCAATAAGACCGGAACCTCACTGCTTGGGCCAGTGAGAATCAGTAGTTTACTGGTGGGCATCGCCAATGCCACCGATGATGATGGCGACCCGATTGTGCTTTATGACTCGCTTGCCGACCGCTGGTTCATCAGTCAATTCAATCTGCGTTTTAATGCAAGCAGCCAGATGCACATGCACGTCGCCGTATCCCAAACCGGTGATCCGACCGGCGCGTGGTACGCTTATGACTTTTTAACTAATGCCGGGAGATTCGTTGACTATCCGCACGTCGGCGTCTGGCCCGACGGCTATTACATGGCGAGCAACGATTTCAACACTTCAGGCACGGCTTTCCTCGGTGCCGGATGCTACGTCTTCGAGCGCGCCAAGATGCTGGTTGGCGACCCGACGGCGAAGATCATCGGCTTCAACTTGCCAAATACCGAAGGCGGCATGTTGCCGACCAACCTACAGGGCTTCACCGCACCGCCGGTCAATACGCCAAACCTGTTCATCGAGTTTGACGCCGACGAGTTCGGTGCCGCCACCGATTTGATTCGCGTCTTCGAGTTTCGCCCGAATTACACGACTCCGGCATCTTCGACATTAACTCAACTGTCGGATATTCCAGTGGCGGCGTTTGATGCCCGTAATCCATCGGGGCGCGCCGACATCGCTCAACCGGCAGGCGGCGAAGGGCTGGATTCCATTGCTGACCGCCTCATGCACGCCTTGAACTTCCGCGTGTTGTCGGGCGGCGTGCAATCTTACGTATTCAACTGGTCGGTCAACGTCAGCGGCGTCACTCCAACCAGTTCAGCCACTTATCAGGCAGGCATTCGCTGGATGGAATTGCGGCGCAATGCCGGAACCGGCGCGTTGACCATCAACCAGGAAGCGACTTATGCGCCGGGTTCAGGTAGCGGCACCGGTCGCGACTTGTGGATGGCGTCTGTGGCTCAAGACGGCGAAGGCAATATCGCACTCGCAGCTAACGCCAGCGGCACCAGCCCGGCGCTGAATCCCACAGCGATTTACACCGGACGGTTGGCTGGCGACCCTGCAAACACGTTGCCGCAAGGTGAAATAGATGCGTTTTCAGCCGTCACCAGAGGGGTACAAACCGCAACCTCGAATCGCTGGGGCGATTACAGTTCATTGTTTGTTGACCCATCCGATGAATGCACTTTCTGGGGAGCGTTTGAATATGTTGATTCCCCAACCGCAACTTTTGACTGGAATACCCGCGCCTTCAGTTTCAAAGTCAATCCGACTTGTGTGACTGCGCCGCGTGGCACGATTAATATCAACGTAACCAACTGCGTTAGCGGTAATCCGATTGCCGGTGCGGTTGCCACCACGGCTGATGGGTTTTTCAGACAGACGAGTGCTGGCGGGACGGCTTCCATGACAGTTTCACCGGGAACCTACACGATCACCGTAACGGCACCCGGCGGCTTTAGCACCTGCACCCAAATGGTAACGGTTACAGCCGGCGGGACGGCAACCGTCAATTGCTGCCTGGCACCATCAGCTATCATCACCAGTGCTGGCGCAACCATCGTAACCGAAGGATGTACCCCGGCAAATGGCGCCATTGACCCAGGTGAAAACGTTACCGTCAGCCTCTGTGTGCAGAACACGGGCGGATTGGATACGACGAATCTGGTTGGCACCCTGCAAAACACGGGTGGCGTGACCGGCGCGGGCGCTCCGCAAAATTACGGAGTTGTGGTTGCCGGTGGTCCTGCGGTCTGCCGCAACTTCACCTTCACGGCATCGGGCACTTGCGGCGGCACCCTCACCGCTACTCTGGATTTGTCTGATGGCGCAACTAACCTTGGCACCGTCACCTATACGTTCACGCTCGGTGTCTTGAACACTGCCTTGTCTGAAAACTTCGATGGCGTCACCGCTCCTGCCCTTCCGGCTGGCTGGGTCGCTACCGAAAACCAAGACGTCGCCGGTAACTCCAACCCCTGGGCTACCCAAGCCGCTACCGCTGATACCGCACCCAACAGCGCCTTCACCAATGATCCGAATAATATTTCGGATGAATGGCTCGATACGCCGACCCTCAATCTCCCGGCGGGTCCTGCGGTGTTGACCTTCCGTAACAATTTCGATATGGAAAACACCTTTGATGGCGGGGTTGTCGAAATCTCCATCAACGGCGGGGCATTCACCGACATCATCACGGCAGGCGGTTCGTTCGTCGGCGGCACTCAGGGTTACAATGGCACCATCAGTGTCAACTTCTCCAGCCCGATTGCCGGTCGGCAAGCCTTCACCAATACCTCCAGCGGTTACGTCACTACCGGCATCAATCTGCCCGCTTCGTCTCAAGGGCAACCGGTCGTCATTCGCTTCCGTCGGGCAACCGACACCAGCGTTGCCGATGTCGGCTGGCGTATTGACACCATCACCCTCACGGCTGGCTTCACCTGTTGTACCACCGGTGGCGCTTGTACCCTCACTTGTCCGGCAAATGTCACCCAAAGCAATGACACGAATCAGTGTGGCGCGGTGGTCAACTATCCTGCACCGACAACCACCGGCTCTTGCGGTACAGTGACCTGCACCCCGCCATCCGGGTCGTTCTTCCCTGTGGGCACAACCACTGTCACTTGCTCTGAATCCGGCGGCGGCGCAGCGCCCACAGGCGGCGGCGCGACCTGTTCATTCACCGTCACCATCAATGACACTCAACCGCCGTCAATCACCTGTCCGGCTAACGTGACCGCAGTCACCCCGACGCCGGGCGCGGCAACTGCTGTGGTCAATTATCCGCCGCCAACCGCTTCGGATAATTGTCCAGGGGTAACGACCGCTTGTGTACCGCCTTCCGGGTCAACCTTCGCGGTTGGCGTCACGACGGTGACTTGCACAGCGACCGATGCCGCAGGCAACACCGCGACCTGTACATTCACCGTGGCGTTATTCAACGCTTCATTGCAGGATGAATCAGCCGCCTGCAATTCCTCGGCGTTGTTTAATACGACCAATGGCGCTTATCGCTTCTGCTGCGATGGCACAACCTTTACGGGAACCGGCACCGTGAAGAAACAAGGTAATGTGTACACCTTGACGCACAACGCGCCGGATCGTCGCGTGTTGTTACAGATTGACGGCTCGACCAAGAAGGGCAATGGCAGTTTGCAAAGCCCGCCGGGGACGTTGCGTTGTACGATTCGTGACGACAACATTACCAACAACACCTGTCTTTGTGGCATGCCGGTTATGCCGGTAGGATCAACGCCTAAAAAATAA
- a CDS encoding amidohydrolase family protein, with product MKKIIVPLVLILLFTIATYSQQADKKTPPPSIVFTNVSVIDATGNPLQSDMAVLITGDKIVAIGKSNKVKLPKGTQKIEAKGKFLIPGLWDMHTHLTLSKDFSLPLFIANGVTSVRDMGGDWEVLKSWKAASANGEILSPQIKTAGSIIESANFLNMLRRIGAFINKPNNPAILKGRMGVANPEQSKQAIQKLVKDGVDFIKFRTNISREAYLAMATEAKSAGLMFVGHAPTGVTLIEASDAGQKSIEHGMDALMKLTDEERQQTYERLVKNQTWVVPTWITMKSVRLIPDKDVVAVINDRENKIDARRKYLSASLLDLWDTQVKIKKFESATDWTKVMQAYQQHFRELHKAGVRMMAGTDTGSPLVYPGFSLAEELELLVSDIGLTPMEALQSATRNPAEFFGMEKTLGAIEVGKLADVVLLEANPLENIGNIKKIAGVMLGGKYLDKPALQKILNDVEVAASKDRESAIKK from the coding sequence TTGTGCCTCTGGTTTTAATTTTACTTTTTACGATTGCGACGTATTCGCAACAAGCGGATAAAAAAACACCGCCACCCTCGATTGTCTTTACCAACGTTTCGGTGATTGATGCGACGGGCAACCCTTTGCAAAGCGATATGGCGGTGTTGATAACCGGAGATAAAATCGTCGCCATCGGTAAATCCAACAAAGTCAAATTGCCGAAAGGCACGCAGAAAATCGAAGCCAAGGGCAAATTTCTGATTCCCGGTCTCTGGGATATGCACACCCATCTGACATTGAGTAAAGATTTTTCGCTTCCACTGTTTATCGCCAACGGTGTCACCAGCGTGCGCGATATGGGCGGCGACTGGGAGGTTTTGAAATCCTGGAAAGCAGCCAGCGCCAATGGTGAAATATTAAGCCCACAGATTAAAACCGCCGGTTCGATTATCGAAAGCGCCAATTTTTTAAATATGCTTAGACGCATCGGCGCGTTTATCAACAAACCGAATAACCCAGCCATCCTCAAAGGTCGAATGGGTGTCGCCAATCCCGAACAATCGAAACAGGCGATTCAGAAATTGGTCAAAGATGGCGTGGATTTCATCAAGTTTCGCACCAACATTTCACGCGAAGCCTACCTGGCAATGGCAACGGAAGCCAAAAGCGCGGGCTTGATGTTTGTCGGGCACGCGCCGACCGGCGTGACTTTAATCGAAGCCTCGGATGCCGGACAGAAAAGCATCGAGCACGGCATGGATGCCTTAATGAAACTCACGGACGAAGAACGTCAACAGACTTATGAGCGATTGGTGAAAAACCAAACGTGGGTGGTGCCAACCTGGATTACCATGAAAAGTGTGCGGCTCATACCCGATAAAGATGTGGTTGCGGTGATCAACGACCGTGAGAATAAAATTGATGCGCGGCGAAAATATCTGTCTGCCAGTTTGCTGGATTTATGGGATACCCAGGTCAAAATCAAAAAATTTGAATCCGCAACGGATTGGACAAAAGTGATGCAAGCTTACCAACAACATTTTCGCGAGCTGCATAAAGCCGGGGTGCGAATGATGGCGGGAACCGATACCGGTTCACCTCTGGTTTATCCCGGTTTCAGTTTGGCGGAAGAATTGGAATTGCTGGTGAGTGATATTGGACTCACACCGATGGAGGCATTGCAGAGCGCGACGCGCAACCCTGCGGAATTTTTTGGTATGGAGAAAACCCTTGGCGCCATTGAAGTCGGAAAGCTTGCCGATGTGGTTTTGCTTGAAGCCAACCCCTTGGAAAATATCGGCAATATTAAAAAGATTGCCGGGGTGATGCTTGGCGGAAAATATTTAGATAAACCGGCTTTGCAGAAAATATTGAATGACGTGGAAGTGGCAGCCAGTAAAGACCGGGAAAGCGCGATTAAAAAATAA
- a CDS encoding histidinol phosphatase — MQKQITLGLVALSLVAISLNVFGQKPLGVGRKYSSTERLKIERLQSVHADRLRYRQARHPVKLKTGLTDYRAIMHAHAEDSSHTGGTRPELLEAAKRAGVKIIMLTDHVRPERDFINDSWRGLRDGVLFIPGAEHEGFLVYPQASIKNQPRKTRDEYIRMIKAPGGNIFLSHVEERPDWDTSQLDGIEIYNHHSDIKDENTFYLWLMATLTDAQRLNDFQTALNEFPEEVFGAQQDYLAGTIAKWDKDLLQHRVTGVAANDCHHNQIFTVTCLDENTVEIGYIGSRRETRKITKEQAPGISELTRGRKAGELIAKLDLDIYDRSLNYVNTHILTNRLDEPSVREALQQGHAYVAHNWLCEATGFAFIAEARGKRVAVMGDEVKLVDRLKLRVETPVTCSLKLIRNGEVIETLQSDKLELALKEAGVYRVEAWLTFDGEARPWIYSNPIYVR; from the coding sequence ATGCAAAAGCAAATTACTCTCGGATTAGTTGCTCTCAGTTTGGTTGCAATTTCGCTCAATGTTTTCGGGCAAAAACCGCTCGGTGTGGGTAGGAAATATTCAAGCACCGAGCGCCTGAAAATCGAGCGATTGCAATCTGTCCACGCTGACCGTTTGCGTTACCGCCAAGCGCGTCATCCGGTAAAACTCAAAACCGGGCTTACGGATTATCGCGCGATTATGCACGCGCACGCCGAAGATTCATCGCACACCGGTGGCACACGTCCTGAGCTTCTGGAAGCCGCAAAACGCGCGGGTGTGAAAATCATTATGCTCACAGACCATGTTCGACCCGAACGTGATTTCATTAATGACAGTTGGCGCGGCTTGCGCGATGGCGTGTTGTTTATACCGGGAGCCGAACACGAAGGTTTTCTGGTTTATCCGCAAGCTTCGATCAAAAATCAACCCAGGAAAACCCGCGACGAATACATTCGTATGATAAAAGCACCCGGTGGCAATATTTTTTTATCGCACGTTGAAGAACGACCGGATTGGGATACCAGCCAACTCGATGGCATAGAGATTTACAATCATCACTCGGATATAAAAGATGAAAATACGTTTTACTTGTGGTTGATGGCGACGCTTACGGATGCCCAACGCTTGAATGATTTTCAAACTGCCCTCAATGAATTTCCCGAAGAAGTTTTCGGCGCGCAACAGGATTATCTCGCAGGAACGATTGCGAAATGGGATAAAGACTTGTTGCAACATCGCGTCACCGGTGTTGCAGCCAATGATTGTCATCACAATCAGATTTTTACCGTGACCTGCCTCGATGAAAACACCGTTGAAATCGGTTACATCGGTTCGCGTCGGGAAACCCGCAAAATCACCAAAGAGCAAGCGCCTGGCATCAGCGAACTCACACGCGGCAGAAAAGCCGGTGAACTGATTGCCAAACTTGACCTCGACATTTACGACCGCAGTTTGAATTATGTGAACACGCATATTCTCACCAATCGGTTGGATGAGCCGTCGGTGCGCGAAGCCCTGCAACAGGGGCACGCTTATGTTGCGCACAACTGGTTATGCGAGGCGACAGGCTTTGCGTTTATTGCCGAAGCCAGGGGTAAACGAGTCGCCGTGATGGGCGACGAAGTGAAACTGGTTGATCGGTTGAAACTCAGAGTTGAAACGCCTGTGACCTGTTCATTAAAACTGATTCGTAATGGCGAAGTGATTGAGACATTACAAAGCGATAAACTGGAATTGGCGTTAAAAGAAGCGGGCGTTTATCGCGTCGAAGCGTGGTTGACGTTTGATGGGGAAGCGCGACCGTGGATTTATAGCAACCCGATTTATGTCAGATAA
- a CDS encoding PilZ domain-containing protein, protein MNYSANQISAYYLELERLIERIERATTHYQVLGIERTATPEQIKAGYYHTMKLLKLLRFKTAFLMPPDMVQRLRGATEKASAAFFVLMHFGKRTEYDNALRDNAKAPINVDKILGQKPPANPQNSQLPSAKINDLRREQRVIVNRGTTGKLNAKVIHATEAIVRSAANKVMFTKPVELTSEKVADRTLEKLRRFQRFNLSLPTYVAGYGKDGKKWQEMTHTIDVSKGGVSLRLTRRLRHGQVVHLTMPFPVKLRNHGFGEPSYKIYAIVRRIEPLKNGSREMGLEFLQEAPPNGYHEKPASVYRTESWQGQDRRREPRKALKETVTIEYLNQMMHTIGEEKGLTENISAGGMRVCLQAVPPELEVVKVISPTHNFNSLAVIRNRFFGSDKLERLCLQFVDKQWNL, encoded by the coding sequence ATGAATTATTCGGCGAATCAAATTAGCGCTTACTATCTGGAACTGGAAAGGCTAATTGAACGAATCGAACGCGCCACTACGCATTATCAGGTATTAGGCATCGAGCGCACTGCCACGCCTGAACAAATCAAAGCCGGTTATTATCACACGATGAAGCTTTTGAAATTGCTGCGTTTCAAAACCGCTTTCCTCATGCCGCCCGACATGGTTCAACGATTGCGCGGCGCAACCGAAAAAGCCTCCGCCGCTTTTTTCGTGCTCATGCATTTCGGCAAACGCACCGAATATGACAATGCTTTGCGCGATAACGCCAAAGCGCCAATCAATGTCGATAAAATTCTTGGGCAAAAACCTCCAGCCAATCCTCAAAATTCTCAACTGCCCTCCGCAAAAATCAATGACCTCAGACGCGAACAACGGGTCATCGTCAATCGCGGGACAACCGGCAAATTGAATGCCAAGGTGATTCACGCAACCGAAGCCATTGTGCGCAGCGCCGCCAACAAGGTGATGTTCACCAAACCGGTTGAACTGACCAGTGAAAAAGTGGCAGATCGCACATTGGAAAAACTCCGCCGGTTTCAACGCTTCAACCTATCCCTGCCGACCTACGTTGCGGGTTACGGAAAAGATGGCAAGAAATGGCAGGAGATGACCCACACGATTGATGTCAGCAAAGGTGGCGTGTCACTCAGATTGACTCGTCGTTTAAGACATGGTCAGGTGGTGCATTTGACCATGCCGTTTCCGGTCAAATTACGAAATCATGGATTTGGCGAGCCGAGTTATAAAATTTACGCCATTGTTCGTCGCATTGAGCCATTGAAAAACGGTTCGCGAGAAATGGGATTGGAATTTCTTCAGGAAGCGCCGCCCAACGGCTACCACGAAAAACCCGCCAGTGTCTATCGCACCGAATCCTGGCAAGGACAGGATCGACGACGCGAACCGCGCAAAGCTCTGAAAGAAACCGTCACCATTGAATACCTCAATCAAATGATGCACACCATCGGCGAAGAAAAAGGACTCACCGAAAATATCAGCGCCGGCGGCATGCGCGTCTGTTTACAAGCCGTCCCCCCTGAACTCGAAGTCGTCAAAGTCATCAGCCCGACTCATAACTTCAATAGTCTCGCGGTGATTCGCAACCGTTTTTTCGGTAGCGACAAACTCGAACGCCTCTGCTTACAGTTCGTTGATAAGCAATGGAACTTGTGA
- a CDS encoding TIGR00725 family protein, whose product MRNFIVGVMGAGEDASREELQMAFRLGELIARQGWVLLTGGRNAGVMHAASRGAKSIAGSLTIGILPDRKSEISKYVDVAIITDIGQARNNINVLSSDVVVACGARGAGTISEIALAIKNHKPVIVMNADAVSRKFFERLNYRELFFVSEADEALKLICKKLVKSKPRKRIAN is encoded by the coding sequence ATGCGTAATTTTATTGTCGGGGTGATGGGCGCAGGCGAAGACGCCAGCAGAGAAGAGTTGCAGATGGCTTTCCGCTTGGGTGAGTTGATTGCCAGACAAGGATGGGTGTTACTCACCGGAGGTCGCAACGCCGGGGTGATGCACGCAGCCAGTCGCGGCGCAAAATCTATCGCAGGCAGTTTAACCATTGGCATTCTGCCTGACCGAAAATCTGAAATCTCGAAATATGTCGATGTCGCCATCATCACAGACATTGGGCAGGCGCGCAACAATATCAATGTGCTGTCAAGCGATGTCGTGGTGGCTTGCGGGGCGCGCGGCGCAGGAACGATTTCGGAAATCGCCCTGGCAATTAAAAATCACAAACCGGTGATTGTGATGAATGCAGATGCAGTGAGTCGAAAATTTTTCGAGCGATTAAATTACAGGGAGTTGTTTTTTGTGAGCGAAGCAGATGAGGCGCTCAAACTGATTTGTAAGAAGTTGGTAAAATCAAAACCGAGAAAGCGGATTGCGAACTGA
- a CDS encoding protein kinase, whose product MVGRTILHYKILKEIGKGGMGIVYKATDTKLHRAVAIKALATELVGDEKARTRFLREARAASSIDHPNICTVYEINEVDNLLFFVMPYIEGQNLKKYINGRPLPVEQALEFALQITDALAEAHHKNVLHRDIKSANVMINERGQIKILDFGLAKLTKTSSDESLIVNELTQLGKPFGTASYMSPEQARGEAADARSDIFSLGIVIYEMLAGRLPFRGKTSVDVMHAVLHTEPDALENVPLRFQNIILKALAKDKTARYQTADAMLDELRAFARSFHSQQSGGGAPFSSAYRASTRPQKETGLAGRLAGWMQKAFGKSQPAVDDLQDTGTPTTDSSPSKIESTPPSDATTTWKSRDKKALAILPFKNLSGNSADEFYSFSLADCVITELAQLRDLIVRPSSYIAQFQGKEIDPRAIGNQLTVDAVLVSGYIKAGDRFRVTPQLIDVASGDILWSEKIDVDAKDIITLQDTISQLIVEGLRVRTTSKEQAKLAKKSPTENPQAYENYLKARTVLYKFLTQTLNVQDLEEAIELFESALDMDGDFALAHSGLGLCYLNYVLKGIGGVEYYTRAKAAFEVALALDPNLIESCVRMVYIDLLEGRSQQARAEIRRLLKKAPNEPSVHSAAAYVYRLSGQYEKALEQWAAYLKISPTDIVFASYNRARIYVYQRDWAKAKSEIAMGLAIEPNHPNLKIQSGVIAYFEGQIDKATQIMEAVLAKNPELHSHKLHLAAAYLARGERDRAFELIDEKVEATAYADQDNAYRLASVYALDKQEDKAIEWLLRAIEMGNENFRWFAVDPRWEALRASPGYQEFWENLKARRESLQEPEK is encoded by the coding sequence ATGGTTGGAAGAACCATACTGCACTACAAAATATTGAAAGAGATTGGTAAAGGTGGCATGGGGATTGTTTATAAAGCCACAGATACCAAACTGCATCGCGCGGTCGCCATCAAAGCCTTAGCCACTGAACTGGTCGGCGATGAAAAAGCCCGCACCCGTTTTTTAAGAGAAGCGCGCGCCGCTTCTTCAATCGACCATCCCAACATTTGCACGGTTTATGAAATCAACGAAGTCGATAACCTTCTCTTTTTCGTGATGCCTTATATCGAGGGGCAGAATTTGAAAAAGTATATCAACGGTCGCCCATTGCCGGTCGAACAGGCGCTCGAATTCGCTTTGCAAATCACCGACGCGCTTGCCGAAGCGCATCACAAAAATGTCCTGCACCGCGACATCAAATCCGCCAATGTGATGATTAATGAACGCGGACAGATCAAAATTCTCGATTTCGGATTGGCGAAACTGACGAAAACTTCAAGCGACGAATCGCTCATCGTCAATGAACTCACGCAACTCGGAAAACCGTTCGGCACGGCAAGTTATATGTCGCCGGAACAGGCGCGCGGGGAAGCCGCTGATGCGCGCAGCGATATTTTCAGTCTCGGTATTGTGATTTATGAAATGCTCGCCGGACGATTGCCGTTTCGCGGGAAAACTTCTGTGGATGTGATGCACGCGGTTTTGCATACCGAACCTGACGCGCTTGAAAATGTCCCTTTGCGGTTTCAGAACATCATCCTGAAAGCCCTGGCAAAAGATAAAACGGCGCGTTACCAAACGGCTGATGCCATGCTTGATGAATTGCGCGCCTTTGCCCGCAGTTTCCATTCACAACAAAGCGGCGGAGGAGCACCATTCAGTTCGGCTTATCGCGCTTCAACCCGCCCGCAAAAAGAGACGGGGCTTGCCGGTCGCCTTGCCGGTTGGATGCAAAAGGCTTTCGGCAAATCGCAACCGGCAGTCGATGATTTGCAAGATACCGGCACGCCGACGACCGATTCATCACCGTCCAAAATTGAATCCACTCCGCCATCGGATGCGACAACCACCTGGAAGTCGCGCGATAAAAAAGCTCTGGCGATTTTGCCGTTTAAAAATTTATCGGGAAATTCTGCCGATGAATTTTACAGTTTCAGCCTTGCCGATTGTGTGATAACTGAACTGGCACAACTGCGCGATTTGATTGTTCGTCCGTCATCATACATTGCGCAATTTCAAGGCAAAGAGATTGACCCGCGCGCCATTGGCAATCAACTGACGGTTGATGCGGTACTCGTCAGCGGTTATATCAAAGCGGGCGACCGTTTTCGGGTGACGCCGCAATTGATTGATGTGGCGTCGGGCGATATTTTGTGGAGCGAAAAGATTGATGTCGATGCAAAAGACATCATCACTTTGCAGGACACGATTTCACAGTTGATTGTCGAAGGCTTGCGGGTGCGCACGACCTCTAAAGAGCAAGCCAAACTCGCGAAGAAATCGCCGACCGAAAATCCGCAGGCTTATGAAAATTATTTGAAAGCCCGCACCGTGCTTTACAAATTCCTCACCCAGACCCTCAACGTGCAAGACCTCGAAGAAGCGATTGAGTTATTTGAAAGCGCCCTGGATATGGATGGCGATTTTGCGCTGGCGCATAGCGGTTTGGGGCTTTGCTATTTGAACTATGTTTTGAAAGGCATCGGCGGCGTCGAATATTACACGCGGGCGAAAGCGGCTTTTGAAGTGGCTCTGGCATTAGACCCCAATCTCATCGAATCCTGTGTGCGAATGGTTTACATCGATTTGCTTGAAGGGCGTTCGCAACAAGCCAGAGCGGAGATTCGCCGGTTGCTGAAAAAAGCGCCCAATGAACCGTCTGTGCATTCGGCGGCGGCATATGTCTATCGGTTGTCTGGGCAATATGAAAAAGCGTTGGAGCAGTGGGCAGCCTATTTGAAAATCAGCCCGACCGACATCGTTTTCGCAAGCTATAACCGTGCCCGCATCTATGTCTATCAACGCGACTGGGCAAAAGCGAAAAGCGAAATCGCTATGGGGCTAGCCATTGAACCGAACCATCCGAATTTAAAAATACAAAGCGGGGTGATCGCTTATTTTGAAGGGCAAATCGATAAAGCGACACAGATTATGGAAGCGGTATTGGCGAAAAATCCTGAACTCCATTCTCACAAATTACATCTGGCGGCAGCTTATCTTGCCAGAGGTGAACGTGACCGGGCTTTTGAATTGATTGATGAAAAGGTTGAAGCGACCGCCTACGCCGATCAGGATAATGCTTATCGGCTGGCATCCGTGTATGCGCTTGATAAGCAGGAAGACAAGGCGATTGAATGGCTATTGCGTGCCATTGAAATGGGCAATGAAAATTTCAGGTGGTTTGCGGTTGACCCGAGATGGGAGGCGTTAAGAGCCAGCCCGGGTTATCAGGAATTCTGGGAAAATCTGAAGGCTCGCCGCGAAAGCCTTCAAGAACCGGAAAAATAA